CGCGTTGAACTTCACAGCAAACTCAAATTTGGGCTCCATGATCTCATTGAAGGGCTTGCGCAGGCTGCGCAGGAACTCGCGGGTCACGAAGCCATTCCCGTTGGCCACCAGCAGCCCATCCTTGTTCATGATGGAGGCCAGCATGGCGAAGATGGCCTCGTGTACCCCGTACTTGAGCAGAGTCACTTGGTCATTCAGGTAGAGGCCTATGAAGCTGGGGATGCTCTTGGCGAACTCGGTGAGCTCCCGCACAGTCTCCACCGTGGTGCACTGGCAGCGGTAGAAGACGTGCACCCCGATCTCCTTGTAGGGGGGGATACCGTTCACCAGCTGCTTCCACACCAGCCCCTTCTCTGCCTGCCACAAGGTGTCCATGTCATGGATCACAAAAGGCTGCTTGAACAAGAAGCAAGTTAGGAGTCTGTTGCGGGGACTCGAggtgccagctctgcccaggacaGTCCTGTctgcctgtccctgtgctgtgcccTGCCTTTGGGGCTAACAGTGCCCAGGCAGTCTGCACCCACCCACCACAGCACAAGTCTACAGAGCAATGGGATTTTTCCCAGCAAAGGGCAGGACATGCAGAGCCCACCTGACCACAGGTGGGAATGGTGCATATGGAACAGCTACGGCAGCAGGGAGATGTGCAGCATCTCCCAGAGAACAGTCCCCTGTGCTGGCCATAGCCAACCCcacctgccctgggagggaACTTACTGGGGTGCTGCTGGCCTTCCCGGTCAGGATACCTCTTGCCTTCTTTTTGGTCATGTTGAAATTCTTCAGGTAGGCGTTGTAGATGTGCTTGGAGAAAGCTTTCAGGTCAGCCACCTGCGGGTTCTGGCAGCTGATCTCGCTCGCTGTCAGCCCTGCCACCAGCTtcctcttctctgcctctggcaTGCGCCCGAAGCGGATTGCTGGGGGGGCAAAACTGGGGGtcaggacagcggggggaccCCAGAAGATGCATCCAGAGAGGCAGCAGtttgttctgctgctgcagacagaCAGGTCTGCTGGAGAACACCTGCAGCTACACAACACAATGCTtctccaggctgcagctcctccagcatcAACACCATGAACCAGCCACTGCTGCTTCCTCACACCAGACTCCCATCCCACTCCTCTGGGCTCTTGCACAAACCCCAGTTCCCACATAAACACCTTTGCTTGTCTGGATCCAAGATTCTTACACCTGAAGTCTGAAAATGCCAGCACAGAAGAACAATCTGCATGCCAGTTCCCTCTGGGCCAGTCCGTAAGGGACAGTCACATGCCAGCAGCTGTACTGCACGGTGGGAATAAACAGCCCCTTCTCATACAGAAAAAGGGGATGAAGAGTCAAATACTTGAAGCATGGGGTTTGAATGATCCCCTAGCAAGAAGAGCCATAGGCTACAGCACAGCAGGCCATGGGCACCCTTCACAGGAGGGCAGCTGGCCTTGTGTCACCCAGCTAGCCAGGCCTGTGGGCagcagtgacactcaccattgTGTGACATGCCCAGCGAGAGGCATTTCTGGAAGCGGCAGTACTGGCACTTGTTTCGGTTCTTCTTCTGAATCTTGCAGCTCCTCTCACACTTCTCGTACTCCAGCTTCATGCGGATCGTCCGGCGGAAGAAAccctgcaggcagggagcagggggacATGGAGCAGCAGTGCCTGTGGTTTGGGACCAGGCTGGTTTGTCATCCCCTGGAGCTTCAGGAAGGTTCAGGGGGGTGAGGAGGGGGAGCCCTGGTCTCTCTGATGCAAGCAGTCTCTATCCCAAGGAGAGGTCATGTGGTGGGAGAAAGGGGCTGCAGAGGAGGAAATGTGGGGGGCACTCCATGCCTGGTGCTGTGTGACTGCCAGCAGCCCACAAGGAGGGATGGAGGAACAAGCCATGGGCCAACCCCAGCCTGCAGGAATGTCTGGCAGGACCTGGGCTGCTAACGCAACCCTGCTGGATCTGCTGCAGGGGAAAGAATTCCAGAATTCCAGGAACATCCAAGCTGCAGCCAATGATCCCAGGGGGATAAATATACAGCTCACTGCTGATCTGCAgcacagaaaccatttttaaaagcaaactcAGGGTCCCTGTGGGGACAGATGGATTTGCCTTATACAGCAAAGCATGACTAGGCAAGGTTTGGGCCATACAGGTCTCAGCCACCTTCCCAGGGCAGCATTTGCTGCCTGCCTGTACTTGCCACATTCTAGACAGGTTCAATTGAGTTTTTTACAATCAATCCCGAATCCCTGTTTTGCTGCAAATCTTCTTGTGTGAGGAGGCAGCCCAGTCCCTGGGGTCTAAGCCCTGCTTGGTGCTGCTGAACCCAGCCCTCCCTGGTTCTCACCTTGCAGCCCTCGCAGGCGTGCACGCCGTAGTGGAACCCCGAGGCTTTGTCTCCGCAGACCCTGCACTCCACGTTCAGCGCTCCCAGCGCCGCCTCCTCGCAGCCCATCTGCAGCTGGTCCGACAGCGAGGGAGAGGAGCTCTGTGACAGGtctgcaaacacacacagggacacgtcCTTCCATGTCACAGCCACGGGCCCAGCTCCTGATgtggccagctcctccagccatgGGGCTGAGGAGGGATTTCTAGCCCTGTCCTGCCTGCCCCTGGTATCACATCTGGAATCTGGCACTGGCTGCAGGCAAATGCCGTGCGCAGAGCCAAGAATACCCCAGCAGCTCAGACTCCACATCAATGCTTCTTTATTCCCTCTGGCATTCATGTCCTGGCAATGAAATCCCAACCAGCAGATTTTCTAATCCCTGGTTGGCCGGCTGCTGGCACAGGACATCCCAGCTGGAACATCAAGGCCTCTGGAGGAGCCTCTTCTGCATCCACAAATCTTCTCTCCTACCCCCTACAACCACTTTGCACTGAGGACTTCAAGAAGTGTCCAAGGAAGCGTTCCCAAGCACCCTGGGAGGCCCCTTGCTCTCAAGCACAATGTTACCTACCTGTCCTTTTAATTTCCATTGCCAGTGGCTGTGCAGTGATCTCAGAGGAAGAAATAAGCTCTCCATAACTTGGAGCATTATTTCACAAAGGGAAGAGATTAAAACCAGCTGAACTCCATTCAAGGACAGATTCTCTGCCCTTTCAGCTGAGCATGCTgcctgggggctgtgggtgcctgGATGCTCCACAGGATGAGCACCTGTGGCTCCACTCACCTGTGTAGCTGCTTGAAGGCAGTGAGCTGTCTGGTCCTCCAGTTGGGTCTGAGGCTCCGCTTGCCACTATcactgcctcttcctcttcctcttccttgacCTCAGGTACTTCCTCCTGTAGTTGTTCCATAATTGATCACCCCTCAGTGCCAAGACTGCAATCCCTGTCATAGCTCTGGCATCATCCGCGTCtatccaagatggaccccacCAGGCTGTTCCTGCTAGCCTGCAGGACATGGGAGAGAGGACACTGAGTGCCTGcatggagcagctcagcagcagggCAGTGTCACCAACCACACCAGTCCTGCTCTGTGCTTGCTCCTCGGCCAGTGAGACATGCAGAGCCGGGGCCATTTAAAGATCCCTTTGCACTCTGGAATAAACATTCTGTAGGACTCAAGGAAGCAAAAGCTCACAGAACT
Above is a window of Aphelocoma coerulescens isolate FSJ_1873_10779 chromosome 26, UR_Acoe_1.0, whole genome shotgun sequence DNA encoding:
- the PPARD gene encoding peroxisome proliferator-activated receptor delta isoform X2 — translated: MEQLQEEVPEVKEEEEEEAVIVASGASDPTGGPDSSLPSSSYTDLSQSSSPSLSDQLQMGCEEAALGALNVECRVCGDKASGFHYGVHACEGCKGFFRRTIRMKLEYEKCERSCKIQKKNRNKCQYCRFQKCLSLGMSHNAIRFGRMPEAEKRKLVAGLTASEISCQNPQVADLKAFSKHIYNAYLKNFNMTKKKARGILTGKASSTPPFVIHDMDTLWQAEKGLVWKQLVNGIPPYKEIGVHVFYRCQCTTVETVRELTEFAKSIPSFIGLYLNDQVTLLKYGVHEAIFAMLASIMNKDGLLVANGNGFVTREFLRSLRKPFNEIMEPKFEFAVKFNALELDDSDLSLFVAAIILCGDRPGLMNVKQVEEIQDNILRALEFHLQSNHPDAQYLFPKLLQKMADLRQLVTEHAQLVQKIKKTETETSLHPLLQEIYKDMY
- the PPARD gene encoding peroxisome proliferator-activated receptor delta isoform X1 — translated: MEQLQEEVPEVKEEEEEEAVIVASGASDPTGGPDSSLPSSSYTDLSQSSSPSLSDQLQMGCEEAALGALNVECRVCGDKASGFHYGVHACEGCKGFFRRTIRMKLEYEKCERSCKIQKKNRNKCQYCRFQKCLSLGMSHNAIRFGRMPEAEKRKLVAGLTASEISCQNPQVADLKAFSKHIYNAYLKNFNMTKKKARGILTGKASSTPQPFVIHDMDTLWQAEKGLVWKQLVNGIPPYKEIGVHVFYRCQCTTVETVRELTEFAKSIPSFIGLYLNDQVTLLKYGVHEAIFAMLASIMNKDGLLVANGNGFVTREFLRSLRKPFNEIMEPKFEFAVKFNALELDDSDLSLFVAAIILCGDRPGLMNVKQVEEIQDNILRALEFHLQSNHPDAQYLFPKLLQKMADLRQLVTEHAQLVQKIKKTETETSLHPLLQEIYKDMY